Proteins co-encoded in one Yamadazyma tenuis chromosome 1, complete sequence genomic window:
- a CDS encoding uncharacterized protein (COG:S; EggNog:ENOG503P3ZQ) yields MNFESINSSDLNGAFKIANLAVAVLTALSGLSQLFHGFQSFIIGIYLVAFGAGIGFLEFRVPAEAYAYGSFMFSFIGRGVFYTFLSASIRGHSIFRLLAALIVFLVGVVYIALEAIPSISPPDNMNTEGISIGNEEDII; encoded by the exons ATGAACTTCGAATCAATCAATAGCCTGGACCTCAATGGGGCCTTTAAAATTGCCAATTTGGCTGTGGCTGTGTTAACT GCGTTGTCAGGATTATCCCAGTTGTTCCATGGATT CCAATCTTTTATCATCGGGATATACTTAGTGGCATTTGGTGCCGGAATTGGGTTTCTTGAATTCAGAGTTCCTGCTGAAGCGTATGCGTACGGATCATTCATGTTCTCTTTTATCGGAAGAGGAGTGTTCTACACATTTTTGAGTGCCAGTATCAGGGGCCACAGCATCTTCCGGTTGTTGGCGGCGTTGATTGTGTTTCTCGTGGGAGTGGTGTACATTGCGTTAGAAGCAATTCCAAGTATCTCGCCTCCTGACAACATGAACACTGAAGGAATTTCCATCGGtaatgaagaagacattATCTAG
- the EAF1 gene encoding chromatin modification- protein VID21 (BUSCO:EOG09261DG0; EggNog:ENOG503Q3K8; COG:K) yields the protein MSKLFPEDMKALVHLRNKRLKELHHISKDPLLQALGKFNLESEEFAKVHGDITKLLDLSAIESDPSQLINEGLYTNKSAKRKVSSSKPDSSKKAKKPRLIADFKDSIKNTNSQILSKDLSDVNILAVPQHYPTTPHNVSSLAELYYLTQTLPLIKLLPGAHKTLTTDSFESALLEGKIAVLYSRIEELKRQGKWSLRQPLKYQDPMLRKNKKPLKAHWDHLIREAHWMAIDFKEQTKYKKACCVSIAQAVSDYWTYGKEASCIKTKPIEFIEDKPEQEEQEQVAVEETAYEEDKKMEVDVQEDLGEELEKTGEVKEEEETAVEPDPVPTIRAETPDAAAIDVKLLLEIPPEGDNALEEINKHEISIPAKVEDKSSIFKMHLDLNDMQKIESSIIRNLPKFTAFDEEELPNLGSQALKPDSDNIIPVSKLLYPFEEDDGFFKILVKEKHIEPKAYAIPGYQKGLFGTQGHRRFNYLKPPKPPLIKNIEYRSPTIWLPQDDKYLIHYVAEFCFNWDLIAEHLSSTVASMKRYESNIERRTPWQCFERYIQLNEKFQFGDMKGPYSYQAQQWLEQAHRAQSTTKRRISPLGIGNDSIQRGHRRLRWASMFDAMRKCMRKRENQMAKMNSRRATDFAAQQVATTPKNDKVPSPAELSKLKHDRDKSIQEAYLNQQATRNRMMAAVAQQKKQQKGIGGRPQPPGAIPPNSGAPGAEVSPTNNVDNRPNSNQMLQAMNRNATGGEEIPVAPNGTSYTPEQLQKLIQIQKQRRMMQNQQFQQRTNGQGVSPPGPDVMALNQAIASPQAQQAQLTKAASASPMMGARAPPVNNKMANMPKSTGQQVQPSGNNKQRIQFAPAQVSAIINSIQQKNPNLPRDQVAKLAASYLANIQQQQKMQQQKMQQQQQQQQQQQRLQQGASNQQMQQRNVQGQPVANLTPQERSQLQMLKAARTQQQQQQQMRMTQQQQQQLAQQIGLNGSPVMANPSANNMNSSKLDYEQRKRMLLQKQQLQQQQYRQRMGQNPPPGANSGTSSTPGSGSGSSSASRSGSSSSK from the coding sequence ATGTCAAAGCTCTTCCCTGAGGACATGAAGGCTCTTGTTCATTTACGGAACAAGAGGCTCAAGGAGTTGCATCATATTTCCAAGGATCCGTTGTTGCAGGCGCTTGGAAAGTTCAACTTAGAACTGGAAGAGTTTGCCAAAGTCCACggtgatatcaccaagctACTTGATTTATCAGCAATTGAATCAGATCCTTCTCAGTTAATCAATGAAGGTCTATATACAAACAAGTCTGCCAAACGAAAGGTGTCTAGTTCGAAGCCTGACAGCTCgaagaaggccaagaaACCTCGACTTATTGCTGACTTCAAAGACTCTATCAAGAATACCAACTCACAAATCCTTTCTAAGGACTTGTCTGATGTGAATATATTGGCCGTACCACAGCACTATCCCACCACTCCTCACAATGTTTCTTCGTTGGCGGAGTTGTATTATTTGACTCAAACCTTACCATTAATCAAACTCTTACCTGGAGCTCACAAAACCTTGACAACAGACAGCTTTGAGCTGGCTCTATTGGAGGGAAAAATTGCCGTGCTATACTCGAGAATagaggagttgaagagacAGGGGAAGTGGTCGCTTCGGCAGCCTCTCAAATACCAAGATCCTATGTTgagaaagaacaagaaaccATTGAAAGCTCACTGGGACCATTTGATAAGAGAGGCCCATTGGATGGCTATTGACTTTAAAGAGCAGACCAAGTACAAAAAGGCTTGTTGTGTATCCATTGCTCAGGCAGTTCTGGATTACTGGACTTATGGAAAGGAAGCCTCTTGTATAAAGACGAAACCCATTGAATTCATAGAGGACAAAccagaacaagaagaacaagaacaagtcGCTGTCGAAGAAACTGCCtacgaagaagacaaaaaaATGGAAGTCGATGTACAggaagatcttggtgaagagttggaaaagaCCGGGGAGGTgaaagaggaagaagagactGCTGTAGAACCTGATCCAGTTCCTACTATCAGGGCAGAAACCCCTGACGCTGCTGCTATTGACGTGAAATTACTTCTCGAGATCCCACCTGAAGGCGACAATGCTCTTGAAGAGATTAACAAGCATGAAATATCAATTCCGGCGAAGGTGGAAGATAAATCAAGTATTTTCAAAATGCACCTTGATTTGAATGATATGCAAAAAATTGAGCTGTCCATCATCAGAAACCTTCCAAAATTCACTGCatttgacgaagaagagttaCCCAATCTCGGCTCACAGGCCCTTAAACCAGACTCTGATAACATAATTCCCGTTTCCAAACTCTTGTATCCTTTCGAGGAGGATGACGGgttcttcaaaattttGGTTAAAGAAAAACATATAGAGCCAAAGGCATACGCAATACCGGGCTACCAAAAGGGTTTATTCGGTACACAAGGCCACAGGAGGTTCAATTACTTGAAGCCTCCAAAGCCTccattgatcaagaacattgAGTATCGGTCTCCCACTATCTGGCTTCCTCAAGATGATAAATACTTGATTCATTATGTGGCCGAATTCTGCTTTAATTGGGATTTGATTGCCGAACACCTTCTGTCGACTGTGGCAAGCATGAAACGTTATGAATCCAATATCGAAAGGCGAACCCCATGGCAGTGCTTTGAGAGGTACATACAGTTAAACGAGAAGTTTCAGTTTGGTGACATGAAAGGTCCATACTCGTACCAAGCGCAGCAATGGCTCGAACAAGCCCACAGAGCCCAGTCCACAACCAAAAGGAGAATTTCTCCGTTGGGAATTGGAAATGACTCGATACAAAGAGGTCATCGTCGGTTGAGATGGGCTTCAATGTTTGATGCCATGAGAAAGTGTATgagaaaaagagaaaacCAGATGGCTAAGATGAATAGTCGTCGTGCCACCGACTTTGCTGCTCAACAAGTTGCTACCACCCCTAAAAATGACAAGGTTCCTAGTCCGGCTGAGCTTTCGAAGTTGAAGCACGACAGAGATAAGTCGATCCAAGAAGCCTATTTGAACCAACAAGCCACCCGTAATCGGATGATGGCAGCCGTGGCtcaacagaagaaacagCAGAAAGGTATAGGAGGAAGACCCCAACCTCCTGGGGCCATTCCTCCTAATTCTGGAGCCCCTGGTGCCGAAGTTTCTCCTACGAATAACGTGGATAACCGGCCCAACTCCAACCAAATGCTTCAGGCGATGAATAGAAATGCTAccggtggtgaagaaatccCGGTGGCTCCCAATGGCACTTCATACACCCCGGaacagttgcaaaagttgATCCAGATCCAGAAACAGCGGAGGATGATGCAGaaccaacaatttcaacaacgTACCAATGGACAAGGAGTATCGCCACCTGGGCCCGACGTTATGGCCCTTAACCAGGCAATCGCCTCACCACAAGCCCAGCAAGCACAGTTGACCAAAGCTGCTTCTGCTAGTCCTATGATGGGAGCTCGTGCACCTCCTGTTAACAATAAGATGGCCAATATGCCCAAAAGTACAggccaacaagtacaaccTTCTGGCAACAATAAGCAACGAATCCAGTTTGCTCCTGCACAAGTATCTGCTATCATCAATTCTATTCAACAGAAGAACCCCAACTTGCCCCGTGATCAGGTAGCAAAATTGGCCGCGTCgtacttggccaatatccagcagcagcagaaaATGCAACAGCAGAAAAtgcaacagcagcaacagcagcaacagcaacaacagaggcttcaacaaggtgcTTCCAACCAGCAGATGCAACAACGAAACGTTCAAGGCCAACCGGTAGCGAACTTGACTCCTCAAGAGCGCAGCCAGCTACAAATGTTGAAGGCTGCGAGAACccaacagcagcagcagcagcaaaTGAGAATGACccagcaacagcaacagcagttAGCTCAGCAGATTGGATTAAACGGGTCGCCGGTGATGGCCAACCCGAGTGCAAATAATATGAATTCCTCGAAGCTCGATTATGAGCAGCGTAAGCGCATGCTTTTGCAGAAACAACAgttgcaacaacaacaatatAGACAGCGGATGGGCCAAAACCCCCCACCCGGTGCCAATTCTGGCACCAGCTCAACCCCAGGATCAGGCTCCGGCTCCCTGTCGGCTTCTCGTTCCGGGTCTAGTCTGCTGAAGTAA